One genomic region from Evansella sp. LMS18 encodes:
- a CDS encoding ATP-binding protein: MRKSWRKACSKSRCMGFLRYLLIIFIVVPGLLIFLPGENPKAASSEQHLFLTDDGNNVDLNPYIQIFEDEEGSWEIEGIHEELSAKEFHPVEKWTPSLGYTNSVYWIKLQITNTSADEKWLLELDNPTMDYVTLYYPEPPGVEAASYEEESEITDDNYNEAPGLKSDFPVSADDFKAIQSGDLYPFQERDLNHRNFVFSLLLPANETVPVYLRFETEGAMQMPLTLWRDGAFIEKAQKEYTFLGLFFGLALIMSLYNLFLFFSLKHKSYLHYVIFILFNIMTHLTFTGVGFQYFWPEAVWWNNRAIVFFMCLSNIWAFVFVKNFLDTKARQPVFNWIFTGLIAFNSIILVILIFSYPAALRLIMFSLVLTILFVLAAAVMSLKSGYRPARFFLLGWCFFLTGVLISSLADTGLIPLTTATKYAWQGFLSLEVILFSFALADKINIMRSEKDKAEKEAVKSQQLALQSLKKADKLKDEFLAVTSHELRTPLNGIIGLTEATLDERGEKLPEKAAENLEMIKVSGKRLAQLIDDILDYSKLSYNAIDLDRKDVHLKELTDVVMTICRSLVRNKDVKLINKIPPLIPPVYADENRLQQILYNLIGNAVKYTKDGEITVSALQMDGYIELRISDTGTGIPAHKLNTVFLPFSRAEGDSAAGPVKNTEGSGIGLDVTKRLVELHGGEIKAESTLGAGTVFRFTLPLFKGSNPEQAIQETAAAVKPEAAMPSIPKESIIKTTAEQDQIRILIADDEPVNRHLLKSQLSAKGFSTTEAANGAEALEKLKHEPPFDLLIADIMMPKLSGYELCREIRNFYSLTELPVLMLTAKSQMEDRIAAFEMGANDYLVKPCNKQELLARVNTLIELKQSATSVRNYVSQLDVANKKLEKLNNQLEEKVRERTTELTSSNKKLEKVNRELRKLEESKRMLLSSISHELGTPMTFIQGYIQSLQEGVISLDDRRYNELVQNRLKMLERLIQDIFELSRFETGKMTLNIEEVILPGWLEDLFEKYSLMAEEKGIKFRRTKIQNLPEKEKVLMFIDKGRMDQVFSNLIENALKHTEPGGIIELHTTVCPYSDPGGNEADFDGKVVMELSDNGQGIREEDLPHIFERFYKGTSGREIKGTGLGLAITKEIIEYHKGQIAVESKWGEGSKFILMLPIVLE; the protein is encoded by the coding sequence GTGAGAAAGAGCTGGAGAAAAGCGTGTAGTAAAAGCAGATGCATGGGATTTCTTCGTTACCTGCTTATTATTTTCATAGTGGTGCCAGGACTGCTCATATTCCTTCCAGGAGAAAACCCCAAGGCGGCTTCTTCAGAACAGCACTTATTTCTGACAGATGACGGGAACAATGTGGACCTTAATCCATATATTCAGATATTTGAAGATGAAGAAGGTTCATGGGAAATCGAAGGCATCCATGAAGAGCTTTCCGCTAAAGAATTTCATCCTGTGGAAAAATGGACGCCAAGCCTTGGATATACGAATTCGGTGTACTGGATCAAGCTTCAGATTACCAATACATCTGCTGATGAGAAATGGCTCCTTGAACTTGATAATCCCACCATGGACTACGTGACCTTATATTATCCCGAACCTCCAGGTGTCGAGGCAGCTTCCTATGAGGAAGAATCAGAGATCACTGACGATAATTACAACGAGGCGCCCGGGTTAAAGTCAGACTTCCCCGTTTCAGCAGATGATTTCAAGGCCATCCAATCCGGAGATCTTTATCCTTTCCAGGAGAGAGATTTAAATCACAGGAATTTCGTCTTCAGCCTTCTTCTGCCGGCGAACGAAACTGTACCTGTATACCTCCGCTTCGAGACAGAAGGAGCGATGCAGATGCCGCTCACTCTCTGGCGGGATGGGGCGTTCATAGAAAAAGCACAAAAAGAATACACATTCCTGGGCCTGTTTTTCGGACTGGCTTTAATTATGAGCCTGTATAATTTATTCTTGTTTTTTTCCCTCAAACACAAGAGCTATCTGCATTATGTAATTTTTATTCTATTTAACATCATGACCCATCTGACTTTTACAGGAGTAGGTTTTCAATACTTCTGGCCGGAGGCTGTTTGGTGGAATAACAGGGCGATCGTCTTTTTCATGTGCCTGTCAAACATCTGGGCATTTGTATTTGTCAAAAACTTTCTCGACACAAAGGCGCGTCAGCCAGTATTTAACTGGATTTTCACAGGGCTGATCGCTTTTAATTCCATTATTCTTGTCATACTTATTTTTTCTTACCCTGCGGCGCTGAGGTTAATTATGTTCAGCCTTGTGCTGACCATTCTGTTTGTCCTCGCCGCTGCTGTGATGAGTCTGAAATCAGGGTACAGGCCGGCGAGGTTTTTTCTCCTCGGATGGTGTTTTTTCCTGACTGGTGTGCTCATATCCAGCCTTGCTGATACAGGGCTGATTCCTTTAACCACAGCGACGAAATACGCCTGGCAAGGCTTTTTATCACTGGAGGTCATCTTATTTTCTTTTGCACTCGCAGATAAAATAAATATCATGAGATCTGAAAAAGACAAGGCGGAAAAAGAAGCTGTGAAGAGCCAGCAGCTTGCCTTACAAAGCCTGAAAAAGGCAGATAAACTGAAGGACGAATTTCTCGCAGTAACTTCCCATGAATTGAGGACTCCGTTAAACGGGATTATCGGGCTGACAGAAGCCACTCTTGATGAACGTGGTGAAAAGCTGCCTGAAAAAGCAGCGGAAAACCTGGAAATGATCAAGGTGAGCGGAAAAAGATTAGCACAATTAATCGATGATATACTGGATTATTCTAAGCTTAGCTATAATGCGATAGACCTGGACAGGAAAGATGTGCATTTAAAGGAATTGACTGATGTAGTAATGACTATCTGCCGCAGCCTTGTCAGAAACAAGGATGTAAAACTTATCAATAAAATTCCTCCATTAATTCCACCTGTATATGCTGATGAAAACCGATTGCAGCAGATTCTTTATAATCTTATTGGCAACGCAGTTAAATACACAAAAGACGGTGAGATTACCGTAAGCGCACTGCAAATGGACGGTTATATTGAATTGAGAATAAGCGATACGGGAACAGGCATACCGGCCCATAAATTAAATACCGTGTTCTTGCCGTTCAGCCGGGCAGAGGGCGATTCAGCAGCCGGTCCTGTTAAGAATACAGAAGGCTCCGGAATCGGTCTGGACGTGACAAAAAGGCTTGTGGAACTTCATGGGGGTGAAATTAAAGCAGAATCGACTCTTGGTGCAGGGACCGTTTTTCGCTTCACTCTTCCACTTTTTAAGGGAAGCAATCCGGAACAAGCTATACAGGAAACAGCAGCCGCTGTTAAGCCAGAAGCTGCAATGCCTTCCATACCTAAGGAAAGTATCATAAAAACAACAGCAGAGCAGGACCAAATAAGAATATTAATCGCTGATGACGAGCCGGTTAACCGCCATTTGCTAAAGAGCCAGCTTTCAGCAAAAGGCTTTTCGACAACGGAAGCAGCTAATGGGGCAGAAGCCCTTGAAAAGCTGAAGCATGAGCCGCCCTTTGATCTGTTAATCGCTGATATAATGATGCCTAAATTATCAGGATATGAACTATGCCGGGAAATCCGGAATTTTTATTCTCTTACAGAGCTTCCTGTACTAATGCTAACGGCGAAAAGCCAAATGGAAGACCGGATCGCAGCTTTTGAAATGGGCGCAAACGATTATCTCGTGAAACCATGCAACAAACAGGAACTGCTGGCGAGAGTGAACACGCTTATCGAGTTAAAGCAGTCAGCGACATCAGTCAGAAACTATGTATCCCAGCTGGACGTGGCAAATAAGAAACTCGAAAAGCTCAATAATCAGCTTGAGGAAAAAGTCCGTGAGCGGACAACAGAGCTCACAAGCTCTAACAAAAAACTGGAAAAAGTAAACAGGGAACTAAGGAAGCTGGAAGAATCAAAACGCATGCTGCTCTCCAGTATCTCCCACGAACTTGGCACACCAATGACTTTTATCCAGGGATACATCCAATCCCTGCAGGAAGGTGTCATTTCCTTAGACGACAGAAGATATAATGAGCTTGTACAGAACAGGCTTAAGATGCTCGAGAGGCTGATCCAGGACATCTTTGAGCTTTCCAGATTTGAAACAGGGAAGATGACGCTTAATATTGAGGAAGTTATTCTGCCAGGCTGGCTGGAGGACCTGTTTGAAAAATATAGTTTAATGGCTGAGGAGAAAGGAATCAAATTCAGGCGCACAAAGATACAAAATCTCCCTGAAAAAGAAAAAGTTCTGATGTTCATTGATAAGGGGAGAATGGATCAGGTTTTTTCCAATTTGATCGAAAACGCTCTGAAGCATACGGAACCAGGAGGGATAATAGAGCTCCATACAACTGTGTGTCCGTACAGTGACCCTGGAGGGAATGAGGCCGATTTTGATGGTAAGGTTGTAATGGAACTAAGTGATAATGGACAGGGCATCAGGGAAGAAGACCTGCCTCATATTTTTGAAAGATTTTATAAAGGAACTTCGGGGAGGGAGATAAAAGGAACAGGACTCGGGCTTGCTATAACAAAGGAAATTATAGAATACCATAAAGGGCAAATAGCGGTTGAAAGTAAATGGGGGGAAGGAAGCAAGTTCATATTAATGCTGCCAATAGTACTGGAATAG
- a CDS encoding response regulator transcription factor — translation MTGEKIILAEDDRGIRDLTTLYLTQKGYNVFGAGDGRKAIELTEEVSPDLLLLDIMLPGMNGYELCEKVRETTDAPIIFLSAKRHSADKVKGFESGGDDYMTKPFNMAELEARIKAHLRRSNRLVERNIKNTVLKYGELSVDTSSFEVCISGEKLILYAKELQLLLLLINHPNQVFSAEQIYDQIWGADKFGDLKTVMVHISMLRKKIERDPSRPEFIKTVRGFGYKFNPPSDTLVQNI, via the coding sequence GTGACTGGGGAAAAAATTATCCTTGCGGAAGATGACAGGGGCATCAGGGATTTGACGACTCTGTATCTTACTCAAAAAGGCTATAATGTGTTTGGCGCGGGAGATGGAAGGAAAGCAATTGAACTTACTGAAGAAGTCAGTCCTGACCTCCTGCTGCTTGATATTATGCTTCCTGGTATGAATGGCTATGAACTATGTGAGAAGGTAAGGGAGACCACAGATGCCCCGATTATTTTTCTCAGTGCGAAAAGACACTCCGCTGATAAAGTGAAGGGATTCGAGAGCGGCGGTGATGACTATATGACGAAGCCATTTAATATGGCGGAACTGGAGGCAAGGATAAAAGCTCACTTACGGAGAAGCAACAGACTGGTGGAAAGAAATATCAAAAATACTGTGCTGAAGTATGGGGAACTTTCGGTTGACACCAGCAGTTTTGAAGTATGTATATCGGGCGAGAAACTTATTCTTTACGCAAAGGAACTCCAGCTTCTTCTGCTATTGATCAATCATCCTAACCAGGTTTTCAGCGCTGAACAGATTTACGATCAAATCTGGGGGGCCGATAAATTTGGCGACCTGAAAACCGTCATGGTCCATATAAGTATGCTGCGGAAAAAGATAGAAAGGGATCCCTCACGGCCGGAATTTATCAAAACGGTTCGGGGGTTTGGTTATAAATTTAATCCCCCTTCAGACACACTTGTCCAAAATATTTAA
- a CDS encoding spore germination protein, translating to MSEGRNKEQESKQTDSNNEETGQKPESSVNADQQDKQQKKNEDDSRKKEKEPLRFHLTANISILKKRLEKSTDIVFRPIKIGEQDACLVYINGLIDTNAIEFSALEKLLKYEGPSLTFEEIEEKIITIGDVSKETTFEDALEQLFDGNTLLFTENRDKVLILDAKKFEDRSISEPDTEASIRGPREGFNENVGTSVSLLRRKIRSEKLKIISKKIGEETNTNIAIAYLDGIASSKLVEEVEKRIDRIKIDGIFETGYIEELIEDSPASPFPQLQATERPDTVAANLLEGRVAILVDGTPFALLLPVTFWQMLQASEDYYERFYISTFLRWLRLIFLGIALFLPALYIALTTFHHEMLPTTLIYSFAASREAIPFPAVVEAMIMEIAFEALREAGVRLPKTIGQAVSILGALVIGTAAVEAGIVSAPMVIVVSLTGIASFTIPRFTFAITIRLLRFILMIAASVFGLFGIVVGIVLISTHLIKLRSFGVPYLSPLSPLAVGELKDVFIRMPWWAMRNRPKHVIGGNLQRETDDMTPGARK from the coding sequence ATGTCAGAGGGGCGCAATAAAGAGCAGGAATCGAAACAAACAGACAGCAATAATGAAGAGACGGGCCAAAAGCCGGAAAGCAGCGTCAACGCAGACCAACAGGATAAGCAGCAGAAGAAGAATGAGGACGACAGCAGAAAAAAAGAAAAGGAACCGCTTCGGTTTCACCTTACTGCGAATATTTCTATCCTGAAGAAGCGACTGGAAAAAAGCACAGACATTGTGTTCAGGCCAATTAAGATTGGTGAACAGGATGCCTGCCTCGTTTACATTAACGGCCTTATTGATACGAACGCTATTGAATTCAGCGCTCTTGAAAAGCTTCTGAAATACGAAGGACCCTCGCTGACTTTTGAGGAAATTGAAGAAAAAATTATAACCATCGGAGATGTCAGCAAAGAAACTACCTTCGAAGACGCCCTTGAGCAGCTCTTCGATGGGAATACTCTCCTGTTCACCGAGAATCGGGACAAGGTCCTTATACTGGATGCTAAGAAATTTGAAGACAGATCCATTTCTGAACCAGATACAGAGGCAAGCATCCGAGGCCCTCGGGAAGGTTTTAATGAAAACGTCGGAACAAGCGTTTCTCTGCTCCGAAGAAAAATCAGATCAGAAAAATTAAAAATAATCTCAAAGAAGATTGGCGAGGAAACAAACACCAATATAGCAATTGCTTATCTTGATGGCATCGCCAGCAGCAAACTTGTGGAAGAAGTGGAAAAACGAATCGACCGGATAAAGATTGACGGAATTTTCGAAACCGGATATATCGAAGAGCTTATTGAAGATAGCCCGGCGAGTCCTTTCCCGCAGCTGCAGGCAACAGAAAGGCCGGACACTGTTGCTGCCAATCTTCTCGAAGGAAGAGTTGCCATACTGGTGGACGGAACACCGTTCGCACTTCTTCTGCCGGTTACCTTCTGGCAAATGCTTCAGGCCAGCGAAGATTATTATGAAAGATTTTATATTAGTACATTTCTCCGCTGGCTGAGACTCATCTTCTTAGGAATTGCTTTATTTCTTCCTGCTCTTTATATCGCCCTTACTACTTTTCACCATGAGATGCTTCCCACCACTTTAATTTACAGTTTCGCTGCAAGCCGGGAAGCCATTCCTTTTCCTGCTGTAGTGGAAGCAATGATCATGGAAATTGCTTTTGAAGCGCTCAGGGAAGCGGGAGTACGTCTGCCGAAAACAATTGGGCAGGCAGTAAGTATTTTAGGGGCTTTAGTAATCGGAACAGCGGCAGTGGAAGCGGGAATTGTATCGGCACCTATGGTTATCGTTGTTTCCCTGACAGGTATCGCCTCCTTTACAATACCCAGGTTTACCTTTGCGATCACTATCCGTTTACTGAGGTTTATTTTAATGATTGCTGCCTCAGTTTTCGGCTTATTTGGAATAGTTGTAGGAATAGTGCTTATTTCAACTCATTTAATCAAGCTTCGTTCTTTCGGAGTCCCTTACCTGTCTCCTCTTTCCCCACTGGCTGTAGGTGAACTGAAGGATGTCTTTATTCGAATGCCATGGTGGGCGATGAGAAACAGACCGAAGCATGTCATCGGCGGAAATCTGCAGCGGGAAACTGATGACATGACACCTGGAGCGAGAAAATAA